TGTTTGTAGACCACCATCTGCCGAGTTTCGCTGAACTTCGAACGTTTCATCTTTTTCTGTTCCTCTTCGAACAAGTTATACTTGTCGGAGAGAGACTTAATGGAACCGCCCAGGTTGCTTTTCTCCTCCCGGAATACAACTTCCTTGATCTCATCCGAGATCGAGGTTCGTAGAAGCAATGACATACCGCTGAATACACTATGGATCTGCTTCACGAACTGAACCTTCGGTTTCGGAGGAAATACCGTAATGTTGATGAGAAACGCCGATACAATACCAACCAGTGTCAACAGAAAACGATTGAGTGCAAAATGCCAGTCACCCGAGGCTTCCATAATGGATACAACCGTGACCAGTGTCAGGCCAACCGTCTCACCCATATTCAATTTAAGACAGATCATGATGACAAGTACAATAATTAATCCAACGGCGATTGGCTCATTGGACAACACCATGCCCCCCAGAAGGGCGACAATAGCTCCCAGCGTGGTCGTTTGCAACTGATCCAGGAAGTATTTCCAGGAACGATAGATGGAAGGCTGCATGGCGAATATAGCCGCGATTGCGGCAGGCACGGGAGATTGCGGGTTCAAGAACAGGCTGCTTAGGTACAAGGCAAGTGTGACCGCGATCCCCGTCTTAAGTACACGTGCACCAAACGACATGGTGGTGACCCCTCCTCTTTACCGAACCTGAAATTTTACATTTGATAATCATGTTCATTATTACCCCATATTTCTTTTTTTGCCTGAATTCATTCAGGAGAACGATTTATTGTACCATGTAAGGTCTTCCGTTGCCATGTCATAAGTCAGAGGTATTGTGAAATTGATTTCTTTATGTATGTTAATACACATTATTAACCCAAAAAGAAGCAAATCTTCAAAATGGATTTTCGCCACTTCAAAGATTCGCCCTGTTACTTATTATACCTCTGTGGAATGCTCATGCTTGTTATGCCTGCCTAACGGTCCGTGCCCTCCCATTCCCTTTTGAACTGGTCCACGAACTGCACCATATAATCATGACGCTGTTCCGCCAGCTCCTTGCCATAGGAGGTATTCATCAAATCCTTGAGCTTGAACAACTTCTCGTAAAAGTGATTTATCGTTGTACTGCGCCCATTGCGATATTCCTCATGGGTCATCTGCTCCCGTGGGGGAAGGGACGGATCGTACATCTCACGCCCTCTGGCGCCTGAAAAGGCAAAGGTTCGCGCGATCCCAATCGCACCCAGTGCATCCAGTCGATCCGCATCCTGAACAACCTGTGCTTCAAGCGAACTGACCGCAGGACGCTGTCCTCCCGCATATGAGATGGTGCTAATAATACCCACAACCTTATTACGTATATCCGGGTCAAGAGGCTGGGTATCCAGCCAGTTATTCAATTTGGCCATCCCGGCTTCCAAGCTCTCATTCAGCTTCTCATCCGGTACATCATGTAATAATGCAGCCAGTTCGCAGACAAATGGATCTGCCCCCATGCGGTGAGCGAGTTCAACCGCAAGTGCGGTTACCCGTTCAATGTGCGGCCAGTCATGACCATCACTATGCTTGGATGAGTCCCCTTGAACAAAGGATCGGGCGGCGCGCAGAACAGCCTCTCCTGCCGTTATTCCATCTATATTATACATGTGCCCTAATTCTTGCAGATTCCCACCAGGTTCAAGAGGGTTCTCTGACATCTTACGATTCCCCGCCTTCACGGGCCTGTTCACGCGGAATACGCCGAGCTACACCCGTCTTAATAGCTGCTTCAATCACGCGACTGCGCATCGATTTGACCACTTTATCATTGAACACACTCGGAATAATGTAATAACGTGTACGCTCTTCATCCGTAATGGCCGAAGCAATCGCTTGAGCGGCTGCCAGCTTCATTTCTTCATTAATTTCGGTGGCTCGGCAATCCAGAACTGCCCTGAAGATACCCGGGAAACATAACACGTTGTTGATCTGATTCGGATAATCGGATCGTCCCGTTGCCATTACAGCCACAATGTCTTCCACCAAGGCAGGCATAATCTCAGGTACCGGGTTTGCCATCGCAAACACGATTGGATCTTCTGCCATGGTCTGCACATCTTCGCGAGTTAACAGATTCCCGCGGGACAGGCCAATGAACACATCGGCTCCACGAATGACATCACGCAGCGAGCCAGTCTCCAGTTCGGGATTAGTACGAGCTGCATAATCACTCCAGACTTCATTCTCATAGGTTTGTGTTCGTACAATTGCACCCTCACGATCGACACCAATAAGTCGACTGGCTCCTGCAGACAATAATATGTTGCTGCAAGCTACACCTGCTGCACCAATACCGCAGACCACAATCTTCACATCTTCAATGGACTTGCCCACCAGTTTGAGCGCATTGATCAGACCAGCATATAACACAACCGCTGTGCCATGCTGGTCATCATGAAATACAGGAATGTCCAATTCCTCATTCAGACGACGTTCAATTTCGAAACAACGCGGTGACGAGATATCCTCCAGATTAATGCCGCCAAAACCAGGTGATATCGCTTTCACAGTACGTATGATTTCCTCGGTATCCTGTGTGTCCAGGCAGATTGGGAAAGCATCCACACCAGCAAACTGTTTGAATAACATCGCTTTACCTTCCATGACAGGCATCGCTGCACGAGGCCCAATATTACCAAGCCCAAGCACCGCACTGCCATCAGATATGACGGCCACTGTATTCCGTTTAATTGTCAATGAGAAGGCTTTGCCAGGTTCTTCTGAAATGGCTGAACATACACGAGCCACATCCGGTGTGTACACACGTGACAGATCTTCCCGGTTTTGAATCGGGGTCTTTGGTGTTACTTCGATCTTGCCGCCCAGATGAAGCAGGAACGTCCGATCCGATACATTAATAATGGACACACCTTTAAGCTGGCGCACCCCTTCTATAATTTTACTGTTATCTTGTGCATCTGTAACTGCGACCGTCAAGTCGCGCACGCTTACATCCTGATTGGTGGAAATCACGTCGATGGCAATGATGTCTCCCCCAGCTTCCGAGATGGCCGAAGCCACTTCGCCAAACTTGATATCCTTAGTTGTCATTTCCAGTCGAATAATAATGCTGTTACCATCCAGATTTCTTTGATTCATTTCCATTCCTCCCAGACTGAAAGTCTTGAGTTACATGTTACGTGTTTGTCTTCGCTACGCGGACACGTTTATCCTTTATCTTGTCCAGAAAAAGTGGTTCAACAGCCAAATGCATAAAATAAAAAGATGCCCTGAACACCAATGCAGGCGTTCAGGGCAATCTCTTCTTAATACTACTTCATTTATTTAATAACATAAGAATCTATATTATTTCCGGGCAGCCGGTCTGCGCAGAACACAAATGTCATATGGCTTCAAGCTGAGACTTGCTTCCACGGTATCACCACTGAGCAGATCGGTATAGGACTGTCCATCTAGTTCAATCAGCTTCTCATCTGGCGTGTAGTTCTGTACAAACACATAATCAGCTGTACCATCTGTACGTGTATGTGCCGTTGTTCCGGCAGGCAACTCGGTTTCAATTCCACGCTCAATGTTCAGGTCAGCGATTAGTTTCGCATAGAAATCATCATAGAATGGCGCTTTCAGACGTGTCGCTACATAATATGCTTTTCCTGAACCTAACTGGTTAACCGTCAATGCCGGGCGTCCGGCATAGAAGTCAGAACGGTACGTAGCCAGGGACTTCGCGCCTTCCAGATGAATCAGATCACACAGTTCAATTGCATCATACGCTGCATTGAGCTGAAGCTCATTGCCCTTCTCCGGGATAATTCCGTTCAGATCACGATCATGCAAGCCGTCAATTTCCTCGGACCAGATGCCAAGTGTCTTACGCAGTGGGCCTGGGAATCCACCCAGGAAACACAGATCGTTTTCGTTAACAATACCAGACCAGTAAGTTGCTACAAACGTACCGCCTTGTTCTACAAACTTCTCAATGCGTTCCCCGACACCTTCACGTACCAGATAGAGCATTGGAGCAATCAGCAATTTGTACTTGGACAGATCTGCATCCATATCAATAACGTCTACAGCGACTCCCTTTTTCCAAAACGCTTCGTAATGCTCTTCCACCGTCTGCTCATACTTTACACCGATATTACGCGGACCCTGTGAATCATTAACGGCCCAGCGGTTTTCCCAATCAAATATGATTGCAACTTCTGCCGGAACCGCTGTTCCTACAATGGCTTCCATACCTTCAAGAGCCGTTCCTACGTCGGTGACATCTTGGAACACTCGAGTGTGTTCCGTTCCTACGTGGTCTACCACCGCACCATGAAGTTTCTCACTGGACCCCCGGCTTTTTCTCCACTGGAAGTACTGAACACTATCGGAGCCGTGTGCCACAGCCTGGAGAGAAGAGAGCAGATGCATGCCAGGTTTTTTCAGTTTGCTGACATCTTGCCAATTCGTTGAACTTGGAGTACTCTCCATCAGCAAGAACGGCTGACCACCTTTGATAGAACGAACGATATCATGCATCATTGCGATCCGGGATGCCTGTTTCGCGTCGTCATCTGCATCATGCCAAGTCGGATAACTGTCCCAAGAGAGGAAATCCAGAATATCAGCGAACTTCCAATAGTTCAGACCGCCATAGAATTCCATCAGGTTTGTTGTGACCGGCAGATCAGGATTCTGAGCTTTCAATGGTTTCGTTTCATGCACGATAAAATCAGCTGTCTGGTCCGTAACGAAACGGCGCCAATCCAGATTCATTGCGTGTACCTGTGTCTCACCGTGTGGAGCCGGAGATTCCACTTGGCTCCAGTCTGTAACCGTATGGCTCCAGAATGTCGTCCACCACGAATGATTCAGTTCATCGAGTGTTTTATACTTCTTCTGAACCCAACCACGGAATGCTTCCTGACAATAATCACAATGACAGTCTCCGCCGAACTCGTTCGAGATATGCCAGCCGATTACAGCCGGATGATCCGAATAACGTTCTGCCAGTTTTGTGTTAATCGCAGTAACCTTCTCACGGTATACCGGGGAAGTATAACAATGGTTGTGACGGAAACCATGCAGATTGCGGACGCGCTTCTCGGATACGCGGAGCACTTCCGGGTACTTCGCGGACATCCAAGCAGGTCTGGCACCACTTGGTGTAGCGAGGAATGCATAGATACCGTTTGCTGCAAAACGATCCAACACCTGATCCAGCCATTCAAACGTGTATACGCCCTCTTCTGGCTCAAGGGATACCCATGAGAAGATACCAATGGACATCACGTTACACTTTGCAAGCTTCATCAAGCGAATATCTTCTTCCAGAACTTCAGGATAGCGGAGCCATTGCTCCGGGTTATAGTCTGCGCCATGCAACATGTGCGGGGCTTTGGAACTTACAGGTGGAAATTTGTATGTCATAAGGACAACTCCCTTGCTTTAATTACTGTTTTTTTAGTTTATATACGATAACGATAACAACGACTTCACAGACGATACGTATTACGCTAGATTACACGTATGTCACGACATCTGATTCTTCAACAGTAGCAAGTGCTGTAAACGATTCCAACTTGCGACCTTTAAAATCAAACATGGTGAGGTTGCCCCAGTTATTCGGATGACCGACGGACCATTCTTCTTTACTTGGTATCCAGGCAGGTTCCCAATAATAGAATCCGTGACCCAAACCACCAGGAACTTCGCGAATAATCTGCAATAGATCCTTCAGGTATTTGGTCTGTCCCTCTACACTTGCAGGGTATCCTGGTAACAACATATCTTCCTGATTCAATATCCATTCAATACCTTCCGGCTGCTCCAGCGTCCATGGATAAGCGGTTTCAACTACATTGATAGGTTTGCCATAACGCTCAGCCAGATCATGAAGATTGTCACGTAATGCGTCGAGTGTGCCATGCCACCAAGGGTAATACGAGAGACCAATGATATCAAACTCCACACCCAGTGCTTCAAAGCGATCGTAAAACTTGCGGCTCTCGGTGTTATCTCCACCACGATCAATATGTATCATAATCTGAATATCCGCGTCAACGGATTTGACCGCAGCAATTCCGTACTTCACAAGGCCTGCAAAACGCTCCCACTGTTCATCCGTATCATGCTCTTCTCCACCGACACGTCCCTCATTCCATAACATGCCTGGTGTAATCTCGTTGCCCACCTGCACCATGTCCGGAAGCGCATCGTGTTCCTTCAACGTTCTCAGAACGTCTGCCGTATACATGCATACCGCACGTTGAAGCTCTTCATAGGACAGCTGCTCCCATGCTTTCGGCTTCCATTGATTGGCTGGATCAGCCCAGCGATCAGAATAATGGAAATCAAGCAAAAATTTCAAGCCCTGTTCCTTGATCCGTTTGGCTATCTCCACCGTCCGTTCCAGATTGCAGAATCCACCAACAGGATCATTCCAGATTCGAAGTCGTATCGCGTTAGCGTCATTAATCTTCAGGATGGACAGCAAGTCTTGTTCCTTGCCATCCACATCACTATAACTCCCGCCATGCTGTTCGATTTCATCCATAAAGGACACATCCATTCCCAGAATGAATGTCTTTTCCGTCAAGTTGCTCACTGTATCAACCTCCATTAATTTGGGGTACAGGCTCAGCCTTTAACTGAGCCCAACGTCATACCTTTGACAAAGAAACGTTGCAGGAAAGGATACACAATCAAGATTGGTGCACTTCCGATGAAGATCTGAGCTGCCCTTACCGTAGTTTGAGAGAGGGCTTCCATTTCTTTTGGATTCATGCTCATGCTACTCATATCACGTCCAATAATGACCGTTTGCATAAATGTAGCAAGTGGGTAATCCTTGGCGTTATTCATGTAGAGCAATCCATCAAACCAGGAATTCCAGTGGAACACCATACTGAACAATGCAATTGTTGCAATGGACGGCATCGAAATGGGAAGGAAGATACTGAACAATGTTCTGAAATGGTTAGCTCCATCCATGAGCGCCGCTTCCTCCAACTCTTTTGGAATACCGCGGAAGAAGTTCAGCATCAGAATGACAAGGAATGTGTTAACTGCCCCTGGGAGTACCAGTACCCAGAAGGAATCCATCAACCCGATCTTCTGGATAACCATATAGAATGGCACCAGTCCCCCATTGAAAATCATACTGAATACAAAAATCCAGGAGTAGATCGTTCTGCCTTTGAATTCACTATTCTCTTTGGACAACGGATACGCCGCCAGGAACGTAATCAGCAAGGTAATAGCTGTACCAATTACTGTACGTAGAAGTGAAATCCAGAGCGAGTTCAAGAAAATTGGATTATTCATCGTTTTTTTGTAAGCCTCAAGTGAAAATCCTACGGGCCAGAGATTGACCAGATTGGCGTCGGCAGCTGCCTTCGTACTAAAGGATACAGCCAGGACATGAACCATCGGTATGATACACATAATGGCGATCAAAATCAGAAAGCAGGTATTGACTATATTAAACACGCGATAAGGCAATGATTTATGATACATCGTGGTCCCTTCTTTCTCTGTTCATTCGTTTAGAATATGCGATATCCAGCGTATTTTTTGGCTAAGCTGTACGATACAAGAATCAAGATCATACTAATGACCGATTTGAATAATCCAATCGCGGTTGCAAAGCCCATCTCACCATTCTGCATTGCGGAACGATATACGAATGTATCAATGATGTCACCCGTTTGATATACGAGCGGGTTATACAAGTTGAATATCTGGTCAAATCCGGCATTCAGTACGTTACCAAGTGCCAGTGTTCCTACAACCATCAGCATCGGCACAAGCGAAGGGATTGTAATGTGCAGTGTCTGTTTCCAGCGTCCTGCTCCGTCAATTTCCGCTGCTTCGTACAATGCTGGATTAATTCCGGCAAGGGCAGCCAGAAAGACGATCATGTTATAGCCAAATTCTTTCCACACATCTGTCAGAATGACCGTAGATCGGAACCAACTGTTGTCTCCTAGGAAGAAATATGGCCCGAGTCCGAAGGTTCCCAGAACCCGGTTAACCAAGCCGCCTGTTGACAACAGATCTATCAAAATCCCGCCCAGAATGACCCAGGACAAGAAGTGAGGTAAATAGACAAGTGTTTGAATCGTTCGCTGTATAGCCATCTTGCGAACCTCATTCAAAAGAATGGCAAAAACAAATGGAACAAATAAATTAAAAATCAGTTTAAGTACAGCAATAATCAATGTGTTCCAGATGACCTGTAAGCTGTCTTCACGTTCAAACAGATATCTAAAGTTGTCCAGCCCAACCCATTCAGAACCGCTAATCCCAAGCCATGGCTTGTAGTTCTGGAATGCCATAATGATCCCGCCCATAGGCACATAACTGAAGATAATCAGAAAGATAATGGCTGGCAACAGCATAACGTGGAATGGCCAAGTGCGTTTCAAAGTTCTCATGATTGCTCCCCCTGTATTTCTTCCTACTCAAGTACTCCCTGAGTGGCTTATAATGCGATTATATCAACCTTTTACGGGGTCCAAACAGCACATAAAAGCAATATAAATGGCACAAATTCAACCACTTTGCCTTAGCTTGAATAAACAAAAAAAAGCGCCCAGACGTTAGTTGTCCGGGCGCTACTTGTAACTATTTTTTCACACTGTCATACCATTCGTTAACCTCTTGCGTGATTTGGTCACCGCCACCCGATTTCCACGTTTGTACAAAGGTATCAAACGCATCCGCCGGATTTTTGCCATAGATAATTTCGTTAAATGCTTGATTCTCGATTTTGTTCAGATAGTCAAGCTTGGATTTCATCGTCTGTGTTGTTGGACCTGTGAACATGTTTTTAAAGGAAATTTCTTCTTGGCTCAGTAACACTTTGGCTGCTGCTGGAGTTTCTTTACCGTAATTAACAGCAACATCTTTCTCAAGCTTCGTTTCAGGCTCTTTGCCATCCGCTAAGTTCAGAAGTGCTTTCATCTGGGCATCTGGAATACGAGCACCGTCACGAACAAGCAAATAACGTACAACGTTCACGTATCCGCCTTCGATCTGGTCAATCGGCATTTGTTTTCCATTTGCATCCAATTGGTAGTCATAACCTGCAAACAGACCGTTATCATAAGGGCTGCCTGGTGCTGGATCTGCATAATTGTCAAACAGGTAGTTCTGATACGTAAAGAACGCTTCTGGGTGTGCCATATCTTTTTTGATCAACGTAACACCATTAACGAACTGTGTTCCGTGACGCATCGCTTTTCCTTCAGGACCGGTAGGAATTTCAATCGGTTTCCATACCGCACTCGGTACATTTTTCACTGTATCGAGAAGTGGCCACCCACTCATCCAGTAAGGTCCTGGTATAATGCCGGCAGTTCCTGCGACTGCTGGCTCTGCTGTTTTGTTCTCATCCCATAGAGCTGCTTCCTGCGGGATATATCCTTTTTTGAGCCATTCGCTCAATTTGGTCAGACCTTGCTTCATGCCTGGATTAATGGAGCCATACTCGAGCTTGCCATCCGCAGCAAGATTCCATTGTTGAGGTAAGGTGCCATATGCACCAAAGATCCAGGATACATCTCCCATCCATGTGTTCATCGATGTTTTGAAACCAACGCTGAGCGGAGTGACTTTTTCAGGAGCCAAGCCGTCCGGGTTATTGTTTTTGAATGCTTCCATAACGGTTTCCAGCTCATCGATTGTTTTTGGTGCTTTCAGATTCAACTTGTCCAGCCAATCCTGGCGAATCCAGAGCAAGTAATCATTGTTGTATGCGTAGTCCAGAACAGGGATACCCATTCTTTTGCCATCACGACTATATTGGTTCCAAACGTTAGGATCTTGCTCCATCGCTTTTTTCCATGTGTCTGAAGCATATTTGTCGAACAGTGGACCGACCTCTTCGTACATGCCAGAGTCGATCAAGTCTTGAGCAACGAGATTGTCCGCACTACCAATCGTCACGATATCTGGCATTTCCTGTCCAGAGGACATAGCCAGACGAAGTTTGGTTGCAAACGCACTGTTTGTGTCTGTTACTGACCAGAGCGCGCTGACATTAATCCCGAATTTTTCCTTGGCCCACTTGGTTGCCACGTTATTTTCCATGGATTCGCCATTTTTAAACTTCAGCTCAGGATCGATTCCCCATGCTGTTGTAATGGTTACTTCCGGATCATACTTTTCTTTGTATTCGTTTTGGGTTCCAGATGTACTTGGTGTTGCACTATCTCCGCCCCCACTGCCTCCTGAACATCCTGCAAGAACGACAGTTAGACTCAGCGTTGTAGCGAGAAGCGTCAAGAATCTCTTTTTCGTTGATTGCGCTCTCATGTTGTTCCCCCTTAAATCGTTTTGGTTACCCTTTCATTATAGGCTGACCAGGCCTTTGAGCCTATGATACGAAATCAAGATTTCTGCACCTTTGCCAACCTATATTCTGGAATGTTGTTGTAATTATGCCTGATCCCGAAATTCATTTGGTGTCATACCATAATGTTTTTTGAACATTTTGCTGAAATATTGCGGATTTTGATAGCCAAGCTCACTCGTAATCTCGTATATTTTTTTGTTGCTATTCTTAAGCAGATACAGAGCACGCTCCATGCGCATACGAATCATGTAGTCCCCAAGACCTTCCCCAGTCTCTGCCTTGTAAATTTTTGATAGATATACGGGGTGTAGATATACCTTGTCCGCAATCATCTTCACCGACAGATCCTGTCCTGTATCTCTTGTCACTAGCTCCTGAACCTGCTTGATCACATGTCTGCGGCTCTGCACACCTTCCTGATCGGACAACTCTTCCTGAAGCTTCGCCAGCATCTCGGTTGCCCAGCGTCGCAGCTTCTCGGGGGATTGAATCAACTGATGAGCAAGGAGCAGATCGAATCCCGCATGATCAATCTCATGCACCAGATGCCCCTGTTTATGGGCGATATACATAAATGCATTGGTTACCGACAGATACATCTCATACACATGTTCTCTGGACAATCGAACCTGTTCTGCCGCGTCAAAGACCGTGTTCAGCTTACGCGCTGCCGCTTCCCATTGCTTGGTCTCAAGCAATTGCGGAAGTACAGGCGGTTTGTACAGCTCTTCGAGCGCCTGCGTTGCATCATTCTCCGGTCTTTTGCTGAGTGCCTGATCCATGTCCATATATATAATCTTGTGTTCTTCCGGTCCTGAAAGGACAAGCGAACCCAGACTTTTTCGATAAGCTGCTGTCAACTCATTAAAGGGAAATGACGGTGTAACTACCATGGACAGATCTCCCTGTAAATATCGAATGACATGCTCACGGAAAGTTTCAGCTGAGATTCTCAACGTCTCCAAGTCCATCTGCGGAGCTACGATCTGATCTTGATTCTGCAAGAACATAACCAGACACTCATGGGGTCCGCGACCAAACCACACGTTAAATTGCTCTCCGAGTACTTCCTCTGCAATATTACCTACCGCAAAATCCATCAGATCCAGAGACTGCTGGTCCATTGATGAGAAGCGTCCTGTAAGGCGAATCAGCATCATCACAGCCGATTGTTCCGGATCAATATGAATCTCATATTGTTGCAGTTGTTCCCGAAGCGCCCGCGCCGTGATCTCACGTCCAAGCAGCAGATCATGCATAAGATTTTCTCGTAAAATCTTATAGTCAGACTTCCGACTGTATAAAAGCCGGTGATATTTATCAAATTCATCCCACTCATCGCGAAGAGACGTGATGGCTGCCGACACCGATCCCATAAACTCATCATCGTTTACGGGTTTGAGGATATAATCCGCTGCCTGCAATTGAATGGCTTTTTTAGCATAATCAAAATCACTGTGACCCGTTAGTAAAATACAGCGAATATGAGACCAGCGCTTGCTTACCTCTGCAATGAGATCCAGTCCGGACATGCCAGGCATGCGAATATCGGTAACTACGATGTCTACTGCATTTTCCTCCATAATCTCCAACGCTTC
The nucleotide sequence above comes from Paenibacillus sp. W2I17. Encoded proteins:
- a CDS encoding aromatic acid exporter family protein; the protein is MSFGARVLKTGIAVTLALYLSSLFLNPQSPVPAAIAAIFAMQPSIYRSWKYFLDQLQTTTLGAIVALLGGMVLSNEPIAVGLIIVLVIMICLKLNMGETVGLTLVTVVSIMEASGDWHFALNRFLLTLVGIVSAFLINITVFPPKPKVQFVKQIHSVFSGMSLLLRTSISDEIKEVVFREEKSNLGGSIKSLSDKYNLFEEEQKKMKRSKFSETRQMVVYKQMLLSLQKGYEVLDSVERHYFQAPRTTAMDQFFDSHLELVIKFHEHALLKFEDKLKPNGEEAAQFVLDNDRFMEQAITQFDIDKEGMLRLSIVAAAIYDYGYQLERLNRLAEHVHSASEDKESQDKILNWLKWP
- a CDS encoding HD domain-containing protein; protein product: MSENPLEPGGNLQELGHMYNIDGITAGEAVLRAARSFVQGDSSKHSDGHDWPHIERVTALAVELAHRMGADPFVCELAALLHDVPDEKLNESLEAGMAKLNNWLDTQPLDPDIRNKVVGIISTISYAGGQRPAVSSLEAQVVQDADRLDALGAIGIARTFAFSGARGREMYDPSLPPREQMTHEEYRNGRSTTINHFYEKLFKLKDLMNTSYGKELAEQRHDYMVQFVDQFKREWEGTDR
- a CDS encoding NAD-dependent malic enzyme encodes the protein MNQRNLDGNSIIIRLEMTTKDIKFGEVASAISEAGGDIIAIDVISTNQDVSVRDLTVAVTDAQDNSKIIEGVRQLKGVSIINVSDRTFLLHLGGKIEVTPKTPIQNREDLSRVYTPDVARVCSAISEEPGKAFSLTIKRNTVAVISDGSAVLGLGNIGPRAAMPVMEGKAMLFKQFAGVDAFPICLDTQDTEEIIRTVKAISPGFGGINLEDISSPRCFEIERRLNEELDIPVFHDDQHGTAVVLYAGLINALKLVGKSIEDVKIVVCGIGAAGVACSNILLSAGASRLIGVDREGAIVRTQTYENEVWSDYAARTNPELETGSLRDVIRGADVFIGLSRGNLLTREDVQTMAEDPIVFAMANPVPEIMPALVEDIVAVMATGRSDYPNQINNVLCFPGIFRAVLDCRATEINEEMKLAAAQAIASAITDEERTRYYIIPSVFNDKVVKSMRSRVIEAAIKTGVARRIPREQAREGGES
- a CDS encoding beta-galactosidase; this translates as MTYKFPPVSSKAPHMLHGADYNPEQWLRYPEVLEEDIRLMKLAKCNVMSIGIFSWVSLEPEEGVYTFEWLDQVLDRFAANGIYAFLATPSGARPAWMSAKYPEVLRVSEKRVRNLHGFRHNHCYTSPVYREKVTAINTKLAERYSDHPAVIGWHISNEFGGDCHCDYCQEAFRGWVQKKYKTLDELNHSWWTTFWSHTVTDWSQVESPAPHGETQVHAMNLDWRRFVTDQTADFIVHETKPLKAQNPDLPVTTNLMEFYGGLNYWKFADILDFLSWDSYPTWHDADDDAKQASRIAMMHDIVRSIKGGQPFLLMESTPSSTNWQDVSKLKKPGMHLLSSLQAVAHGSDSVQYFQWRKSRGSSEKLHGAVVDHVGTEHTRVFQDVTDVGTALEGMEAIVGTAVPAEVAIIFDWENRWAVNDSQGPRNIGVKYEQTVEEHYEAFWKKGVAVDVIDMDADLSKYKLLIAPMLYLVREGVGERIEKFVEQGGTFVATYWSGIVNENDLCFLGGFPGPLRKTLGIWSEEIDGLHDRDLNGIIPEKGNELQLNAAYDAIELCDLIHLEGAKSLATYRSDFYAGRPALTVNQLGSGKAYYVATRLKAPFYDDFYAKLIADLNIERGIETELPAGTTAHTRTDGTADYVFVQNYTPDEKLIELDGQSYTDLLSGDTVEASLSLKPYDICVLRRPAARK
- a CDS encoding arabinogalactan endo-1,4-beta-galactosidase; translated protein: MSNLTEKTFILGMDVSFMDEIEQHGGSYSDVDGKEQDLLSILKINDANAIRLRIWNDPVGGFCNLERTVEIAKRIKEQGLKFLLDFHYSDRWADPANQWKPKAWEQLSYEELQRAVCMYTADVLRTLKEHDALPDMVQVGNEITPGMLWNEGRVGGEEHDTDEQWERFAGLVKYGIAAVKSVDADIQIMIHIDRGGDNTESRKFYDRFEALGVEFDIIGLSYYPWWHGTLDALRDNLHDLAERYGKPINVVETAYPWTLEQPEGIEWILNQEDMLLPGYPASVEGQTKYLKDLLQIIREVPGGLGHGFYYWEPAWIPSKEEWSVGHPNNWGNLTMFDFKGRKLESFTALATVEESDVVTYV
- a CDS encoding carbohydrate ABC transporter permease, which gives rise to MYHKSLPYRVFNIVNTCFLILIAIMCIIPMVHVLAVSFSTKAAADANLVNLWPVGFSLEAYKKTMNNPIFLNSLWISLLRTVIGTAITLLITFLAAYPLSKENSEFKGRTIYSWIFVFSMIFNGGLVPFYMVIQKIGLMDSFWVLVLPGAVNTFLVILMLNFFRGIPKELEEAALMDGANHFRTLFSIFLPISMPSIATIALFSMVFHWNSWFDGLLYMNNAKDYPLATFMQTVIIGRDMSSMSMNPKEMEALSQTTVRAAQIFIGSAPILIVYPFLQRFFVKGMTLGSVKG
- a CDS encoding sugar ABC transporter permease, coding for MRTLKRTWPFHVMLLPAIIFLIIFSYVPMGGIIMAFQNYKPWLGISGSEWVGLDNFRYLFEREDSLQVIWNTLIIAVLKLIFNLFVPFVFAILLNEVRKMAIQRTIQTLVYLPHFLSWVILGGILIDLLSTGGLVNRVLGTFGLGPYFFLGDNSWFRSTVILTDVWKEFGYNMIVFLAALAGINPALYEAAEIDGAGRWKQTLHITIPSLVPMLMVVGTLALGNVLNAGFDQIFNLYNPLVYQTGDIIDTFVYRSAMQNGEMGFATAIGLFKSVISMILILVSYSLAKKYAGYRIF
- a CDS encoding extracellular solute-binding protein, with protein sequence MRAQSTKKRFLTLLATTLSLTVVLAGCSGGSGGGDSATPSTSGTQNEYKEKYDPEVTITTAWGIDPELKFKNGESMENNVATKWAKEKFGINVSALWSVTDTNSAFATKLRLAMSSGQEMPDIVTIGSADNLVAQDLIDSGMYEEVGPLFDKYASDTWKKAMEQDPNVWNQYSRDGKRMGIPVLDYAYNNDYLLWIRQDWLDKLNLKAPKTIDELETVMEAFKNNNPDGLAPEKVTPLSVGFKTSMNTWMGDVSWIFGAYGTLPQQWNLAADGKLEYGSINPGMKQGLTKLSEWLKKGYIPQEAALWDENKTAEPAVAGTAGIIPGPYWMSGWPLLDTVKNVPSAVWKPIEIPTGPEGKAMRHGTQFVNGVTLIKKDMAHPEAFFTYQNYLFDNYADPAPGSPYDNGLFAGYDYQLDANGKQMPIDQIEGGYVNVVRYLLVRDGARIPDAQMKALLNLADGKEPETKLEKDVAVNYGKETPAAAKVLLSQEEISFKNMFTGPTTQTMKSKLDYLNKIENQAFNEIIYGKNPADAFDTFVQTWKSGGGDQITQEVNEWYDSVKK